One window of the Rosa rugosa chromosome 3, drRosRugo1.1, whole genome shotgun sequence genome contains the following:
- the LOC133738970 gene encoding pentatricopeptide repeat-containing protein At5g24830 isoform X2: MACAIVCGESSPSHITLFRCLNRTLDSIKDNIAIIFANILGCQANTDENFRSEDLVPSSFEELLAKWGEDNHLIDQDWFSRKKNAGNDQDPQAEFNVLDTMLKDSLERLKTMRESVAKIGFLGCTLTANYSEHMDIIRGLCVDGKLGSAFWLRRKMMKKGIIPDVSTHNYLLNGLCKAGDLEKANLLIREMLEMGPAPNCVTYNTFIKGYCLLDKVDKALYLFSTMGNSGIRPNSITCNILVHALCKKGLVENARKLLEEILDDDDDEKTDSGIITLTTLMDGYLKNGNMVQALSLWVDIQRNTQVDVIAYNVLIRGFCLSRQMNLAYGYFCEMTKRGLHPDVFTCNTLISGLCKERKFEEACYIHGIMPRMGITPDKVSYKIIIQGLCIQGDVVKAHEFLLSMLEKSMVPEPLIWNCIIDCYGRYGDLSNAVSVKDQMFAFGVQPNVYTYNALIHAQVKGGNIIDALSLEKEMLLSGLFPDVVTYNMLIGGACNSGHLEFATELYHKMLKIGLDPDIYTYTELIRGNCKRGNIKEAENVLAKIQASGLPIDDVPFQILFKKYCKMREPDKASGIYEKWLVRRNELPSLRT, translated from the exons ATGGCG TGTGCAATTGTGTGCGGAGAATCATCGCCGTCCCACATTACGCTTTTCCGATGCTTGAATCGAACCCTGGACTCTATCAAGGACAATATCGCTATCATCTTCGCTAACATTTTGGGCTGCCAAGCTAACACCGATGAAAATTTCAG GAGTGAGGATCTAGTTCCATCTAGTTTCGAGGAATTGCTGGCAAAATGGGGTGAGGATAACCACTTGATTGATCAGGATTGGTTTTCGAGGAAGAAGAATGCCGGCAATGATCAGGATCCGCAGGCAGAGTTCAATGTGTTGGATACAATGCTGAAGGATAGTTTGGAGCGTCTGAAAACAATGAG GGAATCAGTGGCAAAGATAGGTTTTTTGGGATGCACTTTGACAGCTAATTACTCAGAACACATGGACATCATAAGGGGTTTATGCGTTGATGGTAAGTTGGGGTCTGCCTTTTGGCTTCGGAGaaagatgatgaagaaagggatTATTCCAGATGTATCGACACATAATTATCTATTGAATGGACTGTGTAAAGCTGGCGACTTGGAGAAGGCAAATTTGCTTATCAGGGAGATGCTAGAAATGGGTCCCGCTCCCAACTGTGTCACATACAACACTTTTATTAAGGGTTATTGCCTTCTTGATAAAGTGGATAAAGCTCTTTATCTTTTCTCCACAATGGGTAACAGTGGTATTAGGCCGAATAGTATTACTTGTAATATTCTCGTACATGCATTGTGCAAGAAAGGTCTTGTGGAGAATGCTAGGAAGCTTCTTGAAGAGATattagatgatgatgatgatgagaaaACAGACTCAGGTATAATCACCTTAACTACACTTATGGATGGTTATCTTAAAAATGGAAATATGGTTCAGGCACTTAGTCTTTGGGTTGACATCCAAAGGAATACCCAAGTAGATGTCATTGCTTATAATGTTCTCATCCGTGGATTTTGTTTGAGTCGGCAAATGAACCTTGCTTATGGATACTTCTGTGAAATGACCAAAAGAGGTTTACATCCTGATGTTTTTACTTGTAATACACTTATAAGTGGTCTTTGCAAAGAAAGAAAGTTTGAGGAGGCTTGTTACATCCATGGTATTATGCCAAGAATGGGAATTACTCCAGATAAAGTTTCATACAAAATAATTATACAAGGCCTATGTATCCAGGGAGATGTTGTCAAAGCTCATGAATTTCTTCTTAGTATGTTAGAGAAGTCGATGGTGCCTGAGCCTTTGATATGGAATTGTATTATTGATTGTTATGGAAGATATGGGGATCTTAGTAATGCAGTTTCTGTTAAGGATCAGATGTTTGCTTTTGGTGTTCAACCAAACGTATATACTTACAATGCATTGATCCACGCACAAGTGAAAGGAGGAAATATCATTGATGCTCTTTCTCTTGAAAAGGAAATGCTTCTGTCTGGTCTTTTTCCTGATGTGGTCACTTATAATATGTTGATAGGGGGAGCTTGTAACTCAGGGCATTTGGAATTTGCCACGGAGCTATATCATAAAATGCTGAAAATAGGACTTGATCCAGATATATATACTTACACTGAACTAATCAGAGGGAACTGCAAGAGAGGTAATATCAAGGAGGCAGAAAATGTTCTTGCGAAGATACAGGCATCTGGTTTGCCTATTGATGATGTTCCATTTCAGATACTTTTCAAGAAGTACTGCAAAATGAGGGAGCCTGATAAAGCATCTGGCATTTACGAGAAGTGGCTCGTGAGGAGGAATGAGTTGCCCTCTTTAAGAACTTAG
- the LOC133738970 gene encoding pentatricopeptide repeat-containing protein At5g24830 isoform X1, with protein MACAIVCGESSPSHITLFRCLNRTLDSIKDNIAIIFANILGCQANTDENFRNCRSEDLVPSSFEELLAKWGEDNHLIDQDWFSRKKNAGNDQDPQAEFNVLDTMLKDSLERLKTMRESVAKIGFLGCTLTANYSEHMDIIRGLCVDGKLGSAFWLRRKMMKKGIIPDVSTHNYLLNGLCKAGDLEKANLLIREMLEMGPAPNCVTYNTFIKGYCLLDKVDKALYLFSTMGNSGIRPNSITCNILVHALCKKGLVENARKLLEEILDDDDDEKTDSGIITLTTLMDGYLKNGNMVQALSLWVDIQRNTQVDVIAYNVLIRGFCLSRQMNLAYGYFCEMTKRGLHPDVFTCNTLISGLCKERKFEEACYIHGIMPRMGITPDKVSYKIIIQGLCIQGDVVKAHEFLLSMLEKSMVPEPLIWNCIIDCYGRYGDLSNAVSVKDQMFAFGVQPNVYTYNALIHAQVKGGNIIDALSLEKEMLLSGLFPDVVTYNMLIGGACNSGHLEFATELYHKMLKIGLDPDIYTYTELIRGNCKRGNIKEAENVLAKIQASGLPIDDVPFQILFKKYCKMREPDKASGIYEKWLVRRNELPSLRT; from the exons ATGGCG TGTGCAATTGTGTGCGGAGAATCATCGCCGTCCCACATTACGCTTTTCCGATGCTTGAATCGAACCCTGGACTCTATCAAGGACAATATCGCTATCATCTTCGCTAACATTTTGGGCTGCCAAGCTAACACCGATGAAAATTTCAG GAATTGTAGGAGTGAGGATCTAGTTCCATCTAGTTTCGAGGAATTGCTGGCAAAATGGGGTGAGGATAACCACTTGATTGATCAGGATTGGTTTTCGAGGAAGAAGAATGCCGGCAATGATCAGGATCCGCAGGCAGAGTTCAATGTGTTGGATACAATGCTGAAGGATAGTTTGGAGCGTCTGAAAACAATGAG GGAATCAGTGGCAAAGATAGGTTTTTTGGGATGCACTTTGACAGCTAATTACTCAGAACACATGGACATCATAAGGGGTTTATGCGTTGATGGTAAGTTGGGGTCTGCCTTTTGGCTTCGGAGaaagatgatgaagaaagggatTATTCCAGATGTATCGACACATAATTATCTATTGAATGGACTGTGTAAAGCTGGCGACTTGGAGAAGGCAAATTTGCTTATCAGGGAGATGCTAGAAATGGGTCCCGCTCCCAACTGTGTCACATACAACACTTTTATTAAGGGTTATTGCCTTCTTGATAAAGTGGATAAAGCTCTTTATCTTTTCTCCACAATGGGTAACAGTGGTATTAGGCCGAATAGTATTACTTGTAATATTCTCGTACATGCATTGTGCAAGAAAGGTCTTGTGGAGAATGCTAGGAAGCTTCTTGAAGAGATattagatgatgatgatgatgagaaaACAGACTCAGGTATAATCACCTTAACTACACTTATGGATGGTTATCTTAAAAATGGAAATATGGTTCAGGCACTTAGTCTTTGGGTTGACATCCAAAGGAATACCCAAGTAGATGTCATTGCTTATAATGTTCTCATCCGTGGATTTTGTTTGAGTCGGCAAATGAACCTTGCTTATGGATACTTCTGTGAAATGACCAAAAGAGGTTTACATCCTGATGTTTTTACTTGTAATACACTTATAAGTGGTCTTTGCAAAGAAAGAAAGTTTGAGGAGGCTTGTTACATCCATGGTATTATGCCAAGAATGGGAATTACTCCAGATAAAGTTTCATACAAAATAATTATACAAGGCCTATGTATCCAGGGAGATGTTGTCAAAGCTCATGAATTTCTTCTTAGTATGTTAGAGAAGTCGATGGTGCCTGAGCCTTTGATATGGAATTGTATTATTGATTGTTATGGAAGATATGGGGATCTTAGTAATGCAGTTTCTGTTAAGGATCAGATGTTTGCTTTTGGTGTTCAACCAAACGTATATACTTACAATGCATTGATCCACGCACAAGTGAAAGGAGGAAATATCATTGATGCTCTTTCTCTTGAAAAGGAAATGCTTCTGTCTGGTCTTTTTCCTGATGTGGTCACTTATAATATGTTGATAGGGGGAGCTTGTAACTCAGGGCATTTGGAATTTGCCACGGAGCTATATCATAAAATGCTGAAAATAGGACTTGATCCAGATATATATACTTACACTGAACTAATCAGAGGGAACTGCAAGAGAGGTAATATCAAGGAGGCAGAAAATGTTCTTGCGAAGATACAGGCATCTGGTTTGCCTATTGATGATGTTCCATTTCAGATACTTTTCAAGAAGTACTGCAAAATGAGGGAGCCTGATAAAGCATCTGGCATTTACGAGAAGTGGCTCGTGAGGAGGAATGAGTTGCCCTCTTTAAGAACTTAG